Within Calditrichota bacterium, the genomic segment TTTTGACTTGGGAAAAAACAGGAATCTGGGAATTTGCATATATGGATATTTCAGAGAAGGAATTGATAAAAAGGGCGAAGCAGGGCGATCGCCAGGCACAGGCGCAGATTGTGGTCAAATATGAGCGCATGGTCTATAACTTATCGCTTCGTTTGTTGGGTGATCAGGATTTGGCAGAGGGAGTTTTGCAGGAAACCTTTCTCAAAGTCATTCAAGCGTTGCCAAATTTCAAGGAGCAGTCACAGCTTTCGACGTGGATTTACCGCATTGCCACCAATCAGGCGTTGATGCGGCTCAGGTCCAAAAAACGTCACCGGCAATCGTTTGATGAAAATATTGAAAATGAAAATCGAGACTATTCTGCTTTCATTCGTTCTTTGGAAAAGGATCCTTTGGATAGTTTGATCAACCAGGAACTTAAAGAAAAAATGGACAGAGCAATAGCGGAATTGCCAGAGAATTATCGCGCCGCGTTTGTGCTCAAGGACATTGAAGGTCTGGCATTGAAAGAAATTGCCGACATTTTAGATATTTCATTGCCAGCGGTGAAATCGAATTTGCATCGGGCGCGAATTGTGCTCAGAAATAAATTGGCTGAACATTGGAACTAGCGGAGCCGAAAAAATATGGATTGTTTGACAACAATACAGCAAATTTGCGATCTCTTGTCGGAAAACATTAATAGTCCCTTATGTAAAGAAATTATGCAGCATCTTGACGAATGTCC encodes:
- a CDS encoding sigma-70 family RNA polymerase sigma factor — translated: MDISEKELIKRAKQGDRQAQAQIVVKYERMVYNLSLRLLGDQDLAEGVLQETFLKVIQALPNFKEQSQLSTWIYRIATNQALMRLRSKKRHRQSFDENIENENRDYSAFIRSLEKDPLDSLINQELKEKMDRAIAELPENYRAAFVLKDIEGLALKEIADILDISLPAVKSNLHRARIVLRNKLAEHWN